The following are encoded together in the Periplaneta americana isolate PAMFEO1 chromosome 5, P.americana_PAMFEO1_priV1, whole genome shotgun sequence genome:
- the LOC138700433 gene encoding uncharacterized protein — protein sequence MNSAVKRENTLKAIFIKEETRPKAFDIHRWIEEGLRIKDTEIQAIQLVGKQNAVYIKLTNKIIYEHYLQQHTGSSSVKLMNGDNVTVNITPADEEVVMVRVLNIPPEVSNERIRHVLQNYGKVQHIENEKWSSKFRYTVYTGIRITHMVLNKVIPSSIVIAGHEAYVTYPGQELTCFSCGSTAHIRQACPNRNIKAPVTVQSRTRLTLSDLIPSPSVSKAARTPTMTSVSSENGTDSLSEKQASIGTSDTKLMHESTSLQNKSITQKSSVVTDKTVTMTIEQGDSETDSADDVSEIRHEQPVKKYKAMESSDTGECSANEQKNPVDVVVPVTTDDSKDPEEIRGATAAVPEDWNEAIQQEEQDPGSTNKSSSQEIGVKKLAKSSNSPKHRSHPYKGEGSKLGFPLLRPVD from the coding sequence ATGAATAGTGCGGTTAAAAGGGAAAATACTTTAAAAGCAATATTTATTAAAGAGGAAACGCGTCCTAAAGCATTTGACATACATAGATGGATAGAAGAAGGGTTACGTATCAAAGACACGGAAATACAAGCGATTCAGTTAGTAGGGAAACAAaatgcagtgtatattaaacttacaaataaaattatttatgaacaTTACCTACAACAACATACTGGATCATCATCCGTTAAACTTATGAATGGAGATAATGTAACAGTCAATATAACCCCTGCAGACGAAGAAGTCGTGATGGTACGAGTGCTCAACATACCACCGGAAGTGTCCAATGAAAGAATACGACACGTGCTACAGAACTATGGGAAAGTGCAACATATAGAAAATGAAAAGTGGtcatcaaaatttcgatatactGTCTATACCGGTATACGCATTACACACATGGTATTAAACAAGGTCATACCTTCGTCGATTGTCATAGCCGGTCACGAAGCCTATGTAACTTACCCTGGACAGGAACTTACGTGTTTTTCGTGTGGAAGTACAGCTCATATACGGCAAGCCTGTCCTAATAGGAATATAAAAGCCCCTGTGACGGTACAATCTCGAACACGTCTTACACTGAGTGACTTGATCCCTTCTCCTAGTGTTTCCAAAGCAGCGAGAACTCCTACTATGACTAGTGTTTCATCTGAAAATGGGACTGATAGTTTATCCGAAAAACAAGCATCTATTGGTACTTCGGATACAAAATTAATGCACGAGAGTACTTCATtgcaaaataaatcaataacgCAAAAGAGTAGTGTAGTGACTGATAAGACGGTGACTATGACGATAGAACAGGGTGACTCGGAAACAGATTCAGCAGATGACGTATCAGAGATTCGTCACGAGCAACCGGTGAAAAAGTATAAAGCAATGGAATCTTCTGACACTGGTGAGTGTTCTGCCAATGAGCAGAAGAATCCTGTTGACGTTGTTGTTCCGGTTACTACAGATGATTCAAAGGATCCTGAAGAAATTCGGGGAGCAACAGCAGCAGTTCCAGAGGATTGGAATGAAGCAATCCAACAAGAAGAGCAAGATCCTGGATCGACAAACAAGTCCTCGTCACAGGAGATTGGTGTTAAGAAATTGGCTAAAAGCAGTAATTCTCCTAAACATCGTTCTCACCCTTACAAAGGAGAAGGCAGTAAACTAGGATTTCCATTATTACGTCCAGTTGACTAG